One Sanguibacter sp. HDW7 DNA window includes the following coding sequences:
- a CDS encoding succinate dehydrogenase hydrophobic membrane anchor subunit translates to MSTPLITAPRSPYARRKTTRGNFELYGWVFMRISGVVLVALIFTHLFVNLLAGEGIKAIDFAFVAGKWASLPWRIVDLIMLWLAMMHGTNGVRTIINDYAEKDRTRGVLKVLLYSAFVIVVVTGTLVIFTFDPCPAGADPALLANFCKQL, encoded by the coding sequence GTGAGCACCCCCCTCATCACCGCACCGCGCTCCCCGTACGCGCGCCGCAAGACCACCCGGGGCAACTTCGAGCTCTACGGCTGGGTCTTCATGCGGATCTCGGGCGTCGTCCTCGTCGCCCTGATCTTCACGCACCTCTTCGTCAACCTCCTCGCGGGCGAGGGCATCAAGGCGATCGACTTCGCCTTCGTCGCCGGCAAGTGGGCGAGCCTCCCGTGGCGGATCGTCGACCTCATCATGCTGTGGCTCGCGATGATGCACGGCACCAACGGCGTGCGCACGATCATCAACGACTACGCCGAGAAGGACCGCACGCGCGGCGTCCTCAAGGTCCTGCTCTACTCCGCGTTCGTCATCGTCGTCGTCACCGGGACCCTCGTGATCTTCACGTTCGACCCGTGCCCCGCGGGCGCCGATCCCGCGCTGCTCGCGAACTTCTGCAAGCAGCTCTGA
- the sdhC gene encoding succinate dehydrogenase, cytochrome b556 subunit: MPKAPGTLYRGREGMWSWVAHRVTGVLIFFFLLVHVLDTALVRVSPEAYNAVIGTYKNPIMGLGEAGLVAAIVFHAFNGLRIILVDYWGKGAKHHRTLFWVVVGLFVVTMAGFLPRHLMHVFGG; this comes from the coding sequence GTGCCCAAGGCACCAGGCACCTTGTACCGCGGCCGTGAAGGCATGTGGTCATGGGTCGCGCACCGCGTGACCGGAGTGCTCATCTTCTTCTTCCTTCTTGTGCACGTGCTCGACACCGCGCTCGTCCGGGTCTCCCCCGAGGCGTACAACGCGGTCATCGGGACGTACAAGAACCCGATCATGGGTCTCGGGGAGGCCGGCCTCGTCGCGGCGATCGTCTTCCACGCCTTCAACGGCCTGCGGATCATCCTCGTCGACTACTGGGGCAAGGGCGCCAAGCACCACCGCACCCTGTTCTGGGTGGTCGTCGGCCTGTTCGTCGTGACGATGGCTGGCTTCCTGCCGCGTCACCTCATGCACGTGTTCGGAGGCTGA